Part of the Quercus lobata isolate SW786 chromosome 6, ValleyOak3.0 Primary Assembly, whole genome shotgun sequence genome, aagaaataattatttaaattcttctaatataatttttttttgataagttaaatataaataattgatGTATAACTAATTAACTacattcaatttatatatatatatatatatatatatatatatttactccATTAGTTAATTCTCAATCGGTTTTttgtgtaggcggggattgaattctaaatttcttattcaattatcagagactttatcaattgaactaattgGAACCAACTATTAATATGTAAACCTAAATaaagaaatctaaaaaaatgCGTTACATGGTTGAACTTCATGTTCTCTCCTATGAGATTTCTATAATATAATAGATTtaagggcaaattacaacttacccatcTGTGGTTTTACCGAAATTTAAATTGTCTATccatggtttgaaatttgacactttgtCCCACTTGaggtttgaccaaaatttaagttaccTACATGTAGTTTGAAATCCTATAATACAATTGTCCTCTTAgattatttttgatattatttcatcttgaatttatatatatatatatatatttatatttatatgtttttgaagaAGTAAGACataaaagtgaaacaaaattatatatttagttatgtttttaaCGGAGATGGATTACAAAATTCTAATTGAGCTAACCTCAAGTaggtaaaatgtcaaatttcaaatcaaatataaataactaaaaacaagtgagtaagttataatttatccagatttaaaaataaaaaataaataaacaaacaaaacaaaacaaaaggacaaAAACTAACTGGGCCAGTGATTTTTGAAGATACACggtgaaaactaaaaaaaaaaaaaaaacacaaacaaacaaaaaataaacaaaaagaccATTTATCAGTCACACTCTTCTTACCTTTCAACTAGCTCGATTTCGATTTCCTTGCCTCTCCCACTCTCTATCAGCCGCAGACTCTTTCTCTCGCTCTCTCAGCCAATGTAAAATCTGTAACTAGGACCACTACTACTCGATTGTCCAAGGGTTTTAAACGAAGCTCCGGCCTTTGGCTTTTGGTTGTCTGTGACTGAGAGGTAGAGATACCCTCCCGCTAAAGTTTCGGAACCTTGCTCATTTATTCACAGCGgagattttcttcaaaaaatggACTCATAGAGTGGGTGAGTTTTTCTTCCAGCACTGCTCATTATATTAGTTACAGTATGTTGAATTTTCTCTATAATGCTGTTCACCATTGTACTTCTTGTTGTACCATTAGGGCCCCTCAGAAATTTCACACTGTTGAAACCCACCTAGCGTTTTTATGGTTCAAATCTGTTAGATACATTTCAAGCACTTCAAATCAACACTCATTCAAGGTCTCATACCTCATAAACTCATGTGGGTTCTCACTGGAAACTGCTCTAACAGTCTCCGAAAATGTTAATTTTGAAACCCCAGATAGAGCTGACTTGGTTATTAGCATTTTCAAGAAATATGGTTTCTCACGAACCCAAATCTCAAATATCATCAGAGCATTCCCTACTGTGCTGCTATCAAATCCTCACAAGACCCTTCTGCCCAAATTGGAGTTTTTCCAGTCCAAAGCCTTTACGAGCTCTGACATTGCTACAGTCTTATCTAGAAATCCACAAATATTGCGACGAAGCTTGAAAAACCACATAATcccatctttttctttccttaagaatttttttggaaCCAATGAGGACATTATTAACGCGATTATACGTTTTTGGGTTATTCCCGTGGGTAGATTTACCAATTGTGTGCTTCCAAATGTCAATCTTCTGCGAGAAATTGGAGTTCCTGAATCGCATATAAGTTCCTTACTTAAACAGAAGCATTGCTGTGACAAATCCAGTTCGATTTAAAGAGATTGTGGAGAAACAAGGAAATGGGATTCAATCCTTTGaagatttcttttattcaaGCTGTTTTTGCAATGGTGGGAATGAATAAATCCACATGGGAGAGGAAGGTCAACGTTTATAAGAGGTGGGATTTGTCTCAAGAAGAGATTCTTGCAGCATTCAGAAAGTGCCCCAGCTGTATTATCGCATCTGAGGATAAGATTATGCAGGTTATGGATTTTTACGTCAACAAGATGGGTTTCGAGACTTCCTTTATTGTCAATCGCTCGATACCAAggatgcacggacgcggctcCCAGGCCGGCGCACCCGTGTCCGACGCGGGAGGGACGCCGCAGACCGCGCGTCCGTCCCGCGTCGTGCTGCTTCGCGCCACGTGGTGGATCCCGACTCGGGCCAACGCGGCCAAAATCGGCGCCGACGCGGCCGAAATCGGCGCCGTCGCGGCCAATATCGGGCCGACTCGGTACGTATCGGCCTGTATCGGCCGAAACGGCCGAGTCAGgctgaaattcaaaaaaaaaaaaaaaaaaaaagtgcaaacgCACCGTTTATAAactattagtaaaatatttgtttataaatattagtaaaatatttgtttataaatatttgtttataaatatttagtaaaatatttgtttataaatatttggttaaatatttgtttataaatatttggttaaatatttgtttataaatatttggttaaatatttgtttataaatatttggttaaatatttgtttataaatatttggttaaatatttgtttataaatatttggttaaatattagtaaaatatttgtttataaattattagtaaaatatttgtttatataatgtgaaaaagtaaaagtatgcttagcaatatattaaacatatattataaaaatatttttaataattttttaatcgccgagtcctgccgcacccgcacccacctttttcaaaaattgccgagtcccgcacccgcacccgcacccgcacccgagtcccgaaacgcacccgtgcttcatagccCGATACTCATTATTTATAGCTTGGAGAAGCGGCTTATTCCAAGGGCTTCGGTTATTGAAGTTTTGCAATCAAAAGGTTTGATCAAGAAGAATATACACTTAGCTAGAGTGTTTAGTTCTTCTGAGAACTCATTCCTTCAGAAGTTTGTGACACCATATATGGACAAGGTGTCTGACCTGTTGAAGCTATACAAGGGAAAATTGGATTTTTCAAAGATGACTacaaaatagaatatatataagaCAAGGAGTGAGATGAAGCAGCATTTTGCAACAGTTTGGAATTTGGATCAGTTGCAACACCTGATTTAGAGTAAGTTCAATACCAAACAGTGCAAATGGATCAAGTAATTGAGCTTGAATGATCAGATTTCAATATATAGATTCAATAGCTAAGAGCTTAACTTATGCAAGGAATACGTTTTCGGGATTCTCAAACAAACAAGTCACTCTAAAAGTTCCTCTTGaccaaaagaatatatataagaCTGAGATGAAGCAGTTATAGCCCACATCATGAATCAAGTTTCCCTTGTTTGGAGTTAACTTATGCAGGAATACGTTTTCGGGATTCTCAAACAAACAAGTCACTCTAAAAGTTCCTCTTGACCAAAAGTCTCAAAACGCAGAACAAGTTATTTGGAGCAAATTTCTTAGCTATTGAATCTATATATTGAAATCTGATCATTCAAGCTCAATTACTTGATCCATTTGCACTGTTTGGTATTGAACTTACTCTAAATCAGGTCCAGGTTGCAACTGATCCAAATTCCAAACTGTTGCAAAATGCCTGGTGCTTGTTTTCTCTAATTAAGCTTGGAGAAGAGAACCATCACAATTCACAAGGCTATTGTTTGCAATTACTGTCATCCATCACAAATCTGACTTATCTTTTTGAGGATTCTGAAAGTTGTTTCTGCAGAAATGTGTGAACTGCAATGAGTAAGCTCCTTGGCCGTTGAAGCCATATGCAGTGAAGTTGAACTTTCATGCCAATGAATTAGTGTGAGGGAGGGAACTGTGGATGCAACAGCTATTGTAAAATGTTATGCAAAGGAACataaatgctttttatttacCCGTTAGTGTAGTGTTACTTGATCCCTTTGTTTCATAACTTGCTGTATCTTTTGTTCAAGGGTGCTATTAAGCATTTTATTTTCCCCATGATTGAAGCTGAACTCATACAAAAGAAGCAAGAATAGGGAGAGAGTCTTCTGACAAATGCCAAATCATTCTTTTACTAAGCATAGAAAAGAGTCATTTCTAAGGCTCTAGTTAGTCCATTTATGGAGACTGAAGTTGCACCATCTCTTGGCAAAGGTGGGGAATTTCAACCTCATCTTGAAATTGCCAAAGATGGTATTCAAGCTATTTTTGGAATGAGGGGTATGAATAAATCCACATGGGAGAGGAAGGTCAGTGCTTATAAGAGGTGGGGTTTGTCTGAGGAAGAGATTCTTGTTGCTTTTGGAAGAAGCCCACATTGTATTACGGCATCTGAGGATAAGATTATGCGGGTAATGGGATTTTTCATCAACAAGATGGGTTTGGAGCCTTCCTTAATTGTCAAATGCCCGGGACTGCTTACTTATAGCTTGGAGAAGCGACTTATTCCAAGGGCTTCAGTTATTCAAGTTTTGCAATCAGAAGGTTTGGTCAAGAAGGATTTCTACTTGCCTACAGTGTTTGGGTGTGCGGAAGAGTTGTTCCTGAAGAAGTTTGTGATGCCTTATGAGAAGGAAGCTTCTGAATTGTTACAGCTATAcaagagaaaattgaattttccaGAATGATCAATGAATATATTGATAAACATGAGGCAAAGAATTAGATGAAGCAGTTGTGGAGTGCTCACATTATTTGTCACATTTCACTTGAGTTGAGTTACTTGATCCAATTACACCCTTTGGGATTGAAACTTACTCTTGAAGgaaatttaaccaaaatcccaacatgtgagaaacaaaaaatagagaaaacacacgtcaaagaagaacaatcacacgcacaatatagtatttacgtggttcagcaaTTTGACTACGTttacggagttgcagggatttcactattatcagggaagaATACCGAGTACAAAAATTGTGGCTACAATACCTTTTTCTCTCACCCTCTAGAATGCGGCAACAACAACCTACAATcttaaaaaccctaatcacgGCAAAGTCGgtttatatatatgagatgggcCCAAAAAACCATAGACTAAGTctcagtaaatctcccattaaaaaccacgtaATATTATTCAGGTTGGGTCAAGTCGTCAAACcagatcaaacaaaactaggctccacaaagccaggggcgtagccaggaatTTTTACATGGGGGGGCCAATTCGAATCATGAAGGTTGAAACCGACGACAATAAGTATCATCGTTGTATGGatagtctatatttttaggttgatatggaccTTCTTTGAGATAAGCTCGTtggatttcatcttgtttgttgatagggaattcacatatttgtttatgtGATCCTGGATCACGATCTATCTCTTcagattgaattcttgaacatttggaggggtcagggtgttcatcaggcattgaaatatcaacatttgtttctacagcCATAGGtgtcttaatttttgaattgccaacatcttttttcttaaagaatgcatcaattgtttttcgtttgcttataattcttttagttttcagaatatgactcaaaaattaacttgaaaagaagtttaaaaaataaaattttaattagaaatttttacttaggatgttattcatactcaagaaaaaacaaaatttccactataatttaaacatacaatccatttttaatacggctttaattaataataagccctcaaaaaaaaaaaaaaaattaaacacacaagTATTGGTAcacaacataaaccaaacaatttaacaacatCCACAGCTACATTCACAGCTATATGATATCTAACAAATCAAAAATAGGTAATAAATCATAACAATTTTACCTTAGAAATTTTGTCTTCACAAAGTGCAAAGATTGGTCATCCGTGTGGCAATGCCTACTGCCTCTGCCTGACTGTCTCCAACTTTAGATCTTCCCTTCAAgactcatcacaaacaatctCTCCATACCTTCAATCatgtatttctctaaaaatttatgaaaatataaagagcatgtgaatatttaggtgtagatagttgagaaaataaaaaaaaaagacactaaaaAGAGATGAATGTCTAATGcttaaaaaagagaagaaaactcaccagtcaccaagttccaaaactaaagctgatgaagaaagaaaaaattggtcaagatatattttttttttttcgaactGTGAGTACAGAGGACTGGAGTTTTGGGGGCTAGTAGGTAGGCAACGGTACCAGTGGAAATGAAAGTGTATCaaagaagacaaaacaaaagaataagaagtaaaGAAAGGGATTCCGTGGGTCAGTGGATGGATTTTTTGAGATGAAGAGAAagtgaagttttgttttttgtgtttggactTGAGCGGGCCAGCTTGTTTTATTTGGAGTACATAAGGTGATAAGGCCTAAAACTAAAGCCGGGCTTGggagaatatttgaattggaCTTGGGAGAATAGTTGAGAGTGGGCCATGGGGGGGCCGGCTGTCCAATATTGGggggtccaattttttttttctacctactctaatggaaaaaaaaaaaaatttgcagggcCGGGCCCCCCCAAGCCACTATGTGGCTCCGCCCCCGCACAAAGCCCAACAACTCTAAATCACAATCAAGATTGCAACTTATCAAAATTCCAAACTGTTGCTAAAGGCCCAGTGCTTGTTTTCACTGAGCCTGGAGAAGAGAACCATCACAAGAgctttaattttgtgatttctGTCCTTTAGAGGTTTGGTTAGGCtgaggttctctctctctctctctctctctctctctctctctctctctcatgttgttgttgtttggtgaGCTACTCATCCCTTTGAGGATCCTGAAAAGTAGTTTCTACAGAAAGTTGGAAACTGTAGTGAGGAAGCTCCCAGGCTGTTGAAGCTATCTTGAAGCTAGGGGAAATTTGTAAGAGGTAGACTTCAGTGGATGCAGCAGCTACTGTAAAATGTCATGCCTCACCATTTGTGTGATTGAAGCttgggttaaaacttaaaacactgACAAACCCATCATAgatcatactatatatatatcatcCTCATGGGAAAACAGTTTATTTCTTGCTCAtttgttctatatatatatattttttttgggctcaTTTGTTCTGTATTTACTACAATTGTGCAAGTAATCTTGCGTTAATCTAGTAGAAGTTCAGTGGTCTAAGTGAGATTGGTGGTTCAGTTCAGCTATCTGTATCACTTCTATGCTAAATGAAGGCTGCTGTGGGGTCTTGAACATGGTGTGGAATCTCCTCAATGAGCCGACCTTTTGTCTAGAATGAAAGCTGATTTTTCCTCCTTTTTAGCATCAATCAAATAGAGAGTTAAGCAACAACATTTGTTTAAAGAATGCTAAATAAAACCTACACATATAGATACAGTGGTCGATCTTGAACATGTCTAAGTCATCGGTGTACCAGTTTTGTTAATAAACATACACCTtcgttatttttattataaccatttacatttcaaaattctCGTTTTGGCCATTCATATTTGATTTTCCATTCATATAACATGTTGAATTTTCTCTATATACCAATTCACCATGGGAGTTATTGTACTATCAGAGCCCCCCAGAAATTATACACTGCTAAAACCCTCCCATTGTTAACATTAAGATACATTTCAAGCACTTCAAATCGACACTCATTCACAGTCTCATACCTCATAAACACATGGGTTCTCACGGGAGGGTGCTATATCAGCCACCAAACGTGTTAACTTTGAAACCCCAGATAAAGCAGACTTGGTCATAGCTTTTTCAAGAACCATGGTTtctcacaaacccaaatctcaaGCATCATCAGAAGATACCCTCCACTGCTGCTATCAAATCCTCAAAAGACCCTTTTGCCCAAATTGGAGTTTTTCCAATCCAAAGGCTTTACAAGCTCCGACATTGTTATGATCTTAACTAGAAATCCACACTTATTGAAACGAAGCTTGAAAAACCAAATAATCCCTTCTTTTGACTTCTTTAAGAATTTGCTTGGAACTGATGAAAAAACTGTTATTGCTGTTAGACGTTTCTCGGCCATTCTTGTTGATAAAGACACTCATGTAGTTCCTAATGTCAATCTTCTGAGAGAAAATGGAGTTCATGAATCAGGTATATGTACCCTAATTAAAAATTGGCCGAGAGTTATTACGACAGATCAAGTTCGATTCAAAGAGATTGTAGAGGAAGTCAAGGAAATGGGAATCAATCCTCTGAGGGTAATTTTTGTTCAGGCTGTTTTAGCAATTAGGGGAATGAATAAATCCACATGGGAGAGGAAGGTCAACGCTTATAAGAGATGGGGTTTGTCTGAGGATGAGATTCTTGTAGCTTTTGCAAAGAACCCATGCTGTTTCAGGGCGTCTGAGGATAAGATTATGATGGTGATGGATTTTTTGATCAACAAGATGGGTTTGGAGGCTTCCCTTATTGTCAAACGCCCTACACTTATTAGTTTGAGCTTGGAGAAGCGACTTATTCCAAGGGCTTTGGCGATTCAATTTTTGCGGTCTAAAGGTTTGGTTAAGAAGAATTTTTACTTGCCTACGGCATTTGAGTATGTGGAGGAGTTGTTTTTGCAGAGGTTTGTGTTGCCTAATAAGGAGGAAGCTTCTGAGTTGTTGCAACTATACAAGGAAAAAATGGATTTTCCAGAATGACTAGTGAACATATGATGATAAAAATGAGCCAACGAATGAGATGAAGCAGTTGTGGAGTGCTCATATTGTGTGTAATGTTTCACTTGATCCAATTACACTCTTTGGTATTGAAACTTTCTCCAAATCTGATCCAAGATTGGAACTGGTTCAAATTCCAAACTGTTGGTAAAGGCCTAGTGCTTGTTTCACTGAGCTTGGAGAAGTGAATCATCAGAAGGTTTGGTTAGgctgaatgtttttttttttttttccttatttgttGAGCTAGTTATCTTTTTGAGGATCAAAATTTATAAGAGGGAGAGATTAGTAGATGCAGCAGCTATTGTAAAATGTTATTCAATGGAACAGAATTGCATTATGGGTCCTCGATTGTGTGGTGTTACTTGATCCCATTGTTTCAAAATTGCTGTATTTCTTGTCCAAGAGTGCTAATAATCATTGTTGTTTTCATGATTGATGCTTGGGTTTAAACTTGAAAGCGTGTCAAACCCTTTATGTATCAACATCATTCTAAAGAGTTGGACCCTATTATAGTGTCTGATTGACATCCTCTTATTTTAGCAAGAATATTTTATTAGTCCATTTTTTAGCAACAAATGAactagcttaaaaaaaaaaaaaaaaagatatatatatatatatatatcttcttcatttttttttttggtgagctACTCATCCCTTTGGGGATCCTGAAAAGTAGTTTCTATGGAAAGTTGGAAATTGAAGTGAGGTAGCTCCCGGCTGTTGAAACTATCTTGATGCCAGGGGAAATTTGTAAGAGGTAGAATTCAGTGGATGCAGCAGCTATTGTAAAATGTCTTGCTTCCCCATTTGCGTGGTGTTACTTGATCCCATTGTTTCAGAACTTGCTTTATTTCTTGTCCGAGACTACCAATCATTTTTGTTTGCATGATTGAAGCttgggttaaaacttaaaacactgACAAACCCATCATAgatcatactatatatatatatatatatatatcaacctCATGGGAAAACAGTTTATTTCTTGCTCATTTGTTCTGTATTTACTACAATTGTGCAAGTAATCTTGCGTTAATCTCGTAGAAGTTCAGTGGTCTAAGTGATATTGGTGGTTCAGTTCAGCTATCTATATCACTTCTATGCTAAATGAAAGCTGCTGTGGGGTCTTGAACATGATGTGGAATCTCCTCAATGACCCGACCTTTTGTTTAGCTAAATGAAAGCTGATTTTTCCTCCTTTTTAGCATCAAGAGTTAAGCAACAACATTTGTTTAAAGAACACTAAATAAAACCTGCACTTATAGAGACAGAGGTCGATCTTGAACATGTCTAAGTCATCGGTGTACCAGTTTTGTTAATAAACACACATCTTTGTTGTTAATAAATATAcacctttattatttttattataaccatttacatttcaaaattgtCGTTTTGgccatttatattttattttgtagctCATTTTCATTAGTCATTTGGTAACCCTTGACACTATATAAGTTATCTT contains:
- the LOC115993714 gene encoding uncharacterized protein LOC115993714, yielding MILTRNPHLLKRSLKNQIIPSFDFFKNLLGTDEKTVIAVRRFSAILVDKDTHVVPNVNLLRENGVHESGICTLIKNWPRVITTDQVRFKEIVEEVKEMGINPLRVIFVQAVLAIRGMNKSTWERKVNAYKRWGLSEDEILVAFAKNPCCFRASEDKIMMVMDFLINKMGLEASLIVKRPTLISLSLEKRLIPRALAIQFLRSKGLVKKNFYLPTAFEYVEELFLQRFVLPNKEEASELLQLYKEKMDFPE